The following proteins are co-located in the Cereibacter sphaeroides 2.4.1 genome:
- a CDS encoding MFS transporter, producing the protein MTTATVTRSGTHLAVLVVLGLTHLLNDLMQSLIPAAYPILKESAGLDFVQIGMITMTFQIAGSLLQPVVGTLTDRRPMPYSPVVGMMFTLSGLVSLAYAQSYGTILVSVALIGIGSSIFHPEATRMARYAAGGRQGLAQGIFQVGGQAGGALGPIAAALIIVPCGQPSLAGFAVIALLAMLLLSWIGSRQRAISAEFAARRAKAGQGGAAPRHAPATIAVGLVVLTLLMFAKNAYGESFRSFYTFYLMERFGLSIPSAQVMLFLFLVAAAVGVLIGGIVGDRIGRQRVIWISVLGPLPLTLMLPYADLFWTGVLTVAINLIMASAFASILIYAMDLLPNRIGLIGGLFYGLNFGLGGIAAALLGVLAESYGVETVYRICAFLPLIGLLAWFLPRLEPHQGG; encoded by the coding sequence ATGACAACCGCGACCGTGACCCGTTCCGGAACCCACCTCGCCGTGCTGGTGGTTCTGGGGCTGACCCATCTGCTCAACGACCTGATGCAGTCGCTGATCCCCGCCGCCTATCCGATCCTGAAGGAGTCCGCCGGGCTCGACTTCGTGCAGATCGGCATGATCACCATGACCTTCCAGATCGCAGGCTCGCTTCTGCAGCCGGTGGTGGGAACGCTGACCGACCGCAGGCCCATGCCCTACTCGCCGGTGGTGGGGATGATGTTCACGCTCTCGGGGCTGGTGAGCCTCGCCTATGCCCAGAGCTACGGGACCATCCTCGTCTCGGTCGCGCTGATCGGGATCGGCTCGTCGATCTTCCACCCCGAGGCCACGCGCATGGCCCGCTATGCGGCGGGCGGGCGGCAGGGCCTCGCGCAGGGGATCTTTCAGGTGGGCGGGCAGGCGGGCGGCGCGCTCGGGCCGATCGCGGCCGCGCTCATCATCGTGCCGTGCGGCCAGCCGAGCCTCGCGGGCTTTGCCGTCATCGCCCTGCTGGCCATGCTGCTCCTGTCGTGGATCGGCAGCCGCCAGCGCGCGATCAGCGCGGAATTCGCCGCGCGCCGGGCCAAGGCGGGGCAGGGGGGCGCGGCACCGCGCCATGCGCCCGCCACCATCGCTGTGGGCCTCGTGGTGCTGACGCTGCTCATGTTCGCCAAGAACGCCTACGGCGAGAGCTTCCGGTCGTTCTACACCTTCTATCTGATGGAGCGGTTCGGCCTGTCGATCCCCTCGGCGCAGGTGATGCTGTTCCTGTTCCTCGTGGCAGCCGCGGTGGGCGTGCTGATCGGCGGCATCGTGGGCGACCGGATCGGCCGGCAGCGGGTGATCTGGATCTCGGTGCTGGGGCCGCTGCCGCTCACGCTGATGCTGCCCTATGCGGACCTGTTCTGGACGGGCGTGCTGACGGTGGCGATCAACCTCATCATGGCGAGCGCCTTCGCCTCGATCCTGATCTATGCGATGGACCTGCTGCCGAACCGGATCGGGCTGATCGGCGGGCTGTTCTACGGGCTGAACTTCGGTCTGGGCGGGATCGCGGCCGCGCTCCTCGGGGTGCTCGCGGAAAGCTACGGCGTCGAGACCGTCTACCGGATCTGCGCCTTCCTGCCGCTGATCGGGCTTCTGGCCTGGTTCCTGCCCCGTCTCGAGCCGCATCAGGGGGGCTGA
- a CDS encoding seryl-tRNA synthetase, translating into MTRLLPLLTLLAALAFAASPLTTQGFNGFTADQFPIPQVDPPVQPAGYAFAIWGVIYLWLILGAGFGLWKRARDPDWQRMRPPLLASLAIGAAWIPVANAAPVAATAMIWAMLAGAVAALVRSGPRDPWWQRAPVALYAGWLTAAASVALGLVAAGHGLLSAEAAALAALALALACALAVILRGPRAPAYGTAVAWALGGVVVSNLAPLNLPVLTLAGAGLLLTGVLTLRRS; encoded by the coding sequence ATGACCCGCCTCCTGCCCCTCCTCACCCTTCTGGCCGCTCTGGCCTTCGCCGCCTCGCCGCTCACCACGCAGGGCTTCAACGGCTTCACCGCCGACCAATTCCCGATCCCGCAGGTCGATCCGCCGGTGCAGCCCGCGGGCTACGCCTTCGCAATCTGGGGCGTGATCTATCTCTGGCTGATCCTCGGCGCGGGCTTCGGCCTCTGGAAGCGCGCCCGCGACCCGGACTGGCAGCGGATGCGGCCGCCGCTGCTGGCGAGCCTCGCCATCGGCGCGGCCTGGATCCCGGTCGCCAATGCCGCCCCCGTCGCCGCCACCGCCATGATCTGGGCCATGCTCGCCGGCGCCGTGGCCGCGCTTGTCCGCAGCGGTCCCCGCGATCCCTGGTGGCAGCGCGCGCCCGTGGCCCTCTATGCAGGCTGGCTCACCGCCGCGGCCTCTGTGGCGCTGGGGCTGGTCGCGGCCGGACACGGCCTCCTGTCCGCAGAGGCGGCAGCGCTTGCGGCCCTCGCCCTCGCGCTGGCCTGTGCCCTCGCCGTGATCCTCCGCGGACCCCGCGCCCCCGCCTACGGCACCGCCGTGGCCTGGGCGCTCGGCGGCGTGGTCGTCTCGAACCTCGCGCCGCTCAACCTGCCCGTCCTCACCCTCGCCGGAGCGGGCCTCCTCCTCACAGGCGTCCTCACGCTCCGCCGCAGCTGA
- the repA gene encoding plasmid partitioning protein RepA — MQVKERIDRLVGDHAARLSERLMAHRAQLFPPNARKELRRFTSGEVAALLGVKDAYLRKLSLEGRGPQPETGPGGRRLYRSDDIMELRTLLEKRAKAPGTYLPGRREGDHLQVITVINFKGGSGKTTTAAHLAQKLALDGYRVLAIDLDPQASLSALHGFQPEFDLLDGGTLYDAIRYEDPLPLSSVVQKTYFTGLDIVPGNLELMEFEHDTPRALSVRGGNLFFTRISDALAEIESDYDLVVIDCPPQLGFLTMSALSAATAVLVTVHPQMLDVMSMCQFLLMTSNLLGVVADAGGDMSYDWMRYLVTRYEPGDGPQNQMVSFMRSLFGDHVLNHPVLKSTGISDAGLTKQTLYEVEKSDFTRSTYERAMESLNAVNKEIEGLIQTAWGRT, encoded by the coding sequence ATGCAAGTGAAGGAACGGATCGACCGCCTTGTGGGCGATCATGCGGCGCGCCTGTCGGAGCGGCTGATGGCCCACCGGGCGCAGCTCTTCCCCCCGAACGCCCGCAAGGAGCTCCGGCGCTTCACCTCGGGCGAGGTGGCGGCCCTGCTCGGCGTCAAGGATGCCTATCTGCGCAAGCTCAGCCTCGAGGGCCGCGGCCCGCAGCCCGAAACGGGGCCCGGCGGACGCCGCCTCTACCGCTCCGACGACATCATGGAGCTGCGCACGCTGCTCGAGAAGCGCGCCAAGGCGCCCGGCACCTACCTGCCGGGCCGGCGCGAGGGCGACCATCTTCAGGTCATCACCGTGATCAATTTCAAGGGCGGCTCGGGCAAGACCACGACCGCCGCCCACCTCGCGCAGAAACTGGCGCTCGACGGCTACCGGGTGCTGGCCATCGATCTCGATCCCCAGGCCTCGCTGTCGGCACTGCACGGATTCCAGCCGGAATTCGACCTGCTCGATGGCGGCACCCTCTACGATGCCATCCGCTACGAAGATCCGCTGCCGCTCTCGTCGGTGGTGCAGAAAACATATTTCACCGGGCTCGACATCGTGCCGGGAAATCTCGAACTGATGGAATTCGAGCATGACACGCCCCGCGCCCTCTCCGTGCGCGGCGGCAACCTTTTCTTCACCAGGATTTCGGATGCCTTGGCGGAGATCGAATCCGACTACGACCTTGTGGTGATCGACTGCCCGCCGCAGCTGGGGTTCCTCACCATGTCCGCCCTCTCCGCGGCGACGGCCGTGCTCGTCACCGTCCACCCCCAGATGCTCGATGTCATGTCCATGTGCCAGTTCCTGCTCATGACCTCCAACCTGCTCGGCGTGGTCGCCGACGCGGGCGGCGACATGAGCTACGACTGGATGCGTTATCTCGTTACCCGCTACGAGCCGGGCGACGGGCCGCAGAACCAGATGGTGAGCTTCATGCGCTCGCTGTTCGGCGACCATGTGCTGAACCATCCGGTGCTGAAATCGACCGGCATCTCGGACGCGGGCCTGACCAAGCAGACGCTCTACGAGGTGGAGAAAAGCGATTTCACCCGCTCGACCTACGAACGCGCGATGGAGAGCCTGAACGCGGTGAACAAGGAGATCGAGGGGCTGATCCAGACCGCCTGGGGGCGCACATGA
- the repB gene encoding plasmid partitioning protein RepB: MSRKNILQGLMAGTPSPAPAAAERPRATKGAIGAVSRSIADLKARAVIEVDPFLIDAGGLQDRLESDAAEDAELARSIATYGQQVPVLVRPHPTDENRFQIVYGRRRVLALRDLGQPVKALVRDLDDREAVLAQGQENTARRDLSFIEKVNFARQMADAGYDRKAICDALSVDKTLISRMVSVSERVPVALIEAIGAASGIGRDRWLALAELMEKTDDDLDTLISTMSLTAEGQGSDQRFEALFSYLSGQRRREPPAPLRTEPITGHDGRPLGDVSRGAASVVLRLRRSHAKGFEEWLLQNLPDLHRSWQSDRNGK, translated from the coding sequence ATGAGCCGCAAGAACATCCTTCAGGGCCTGATGGCCGGCACCCCCTCCCCTGCCCCGGCGGCCGCCGAGCGTCCGCGGGCCACCAAGGGGGCCATCGGCGCCGTCTCGCGCTCCATCGCCGATCTGAAGGCGCGCGCGGTGATCGAGGTCGATCCGTTCCTGATCGACGCGGGCGGCCTGCAGGACCGGCTCGAGAGCGACGCGGCCGAGGATGCCGAGCTTGCCCGCTCCATCGCCACCTACGGCCAGCAGGTTCCGGTGCTGGTGCGGCCGCATCCCACCGATGAAAATCGTTTTCAGATTGTCTATGGCCGCCGCCGCGTGCTGGCACTGCGCGATCTCGGCCAGCCGGTCAAGGCGCTGGTGCGCGATCTCGACGACCGCGAGGCGGTGCTGGCTCAGGGTCAGGAAAACACCGCCCGGCGCGATCTCTCCTTCATCGAGAAGGTGAATTTCGCCCGCCAGATGGCGGATGCGGGCTATGACCGCAAGGCGATCTGCGACGCCCTGTCGGTCGACAAGACCTTGATTTCGCGTATGGTTTCGGTTTCCGAACGGGTGCCCGTCGCCCTGATCGAGGCGATCGGCGCGGCCTCCGGCATCGGGCGCGACCGCTGGCTGGCCTTGGCCGAGCTGATGGAGAAGACCGACGACGATCTCGATACGCTGATCTCCACCATGTCGCTCACCGCCGAGGGACAGGGGTCGGACCAGAGGTTCGAGGCGCTCTTTTCCTATCTGTCGGGCCAGAGGCGGCGCGAGCCCCCTGCCCCGCTGCGCACCGAGCCGATCACGGGCCACGACGGCCGCCCCTTGGGCGACGTGAGCCGCGGTGCGGCCTCGGTCGTGCTGCGGCTGCGCCGAAGCCATGCGAAAGGGTTCGAGGAGTGGTTGCTCCAGAACCTGCCCGATCTTCACCGTTCCTGGCAAAGCGATCGGAACGGGAAGTAA
- the repC gene encoding plasmid replication protein RepC: MHHISLTPFGRQPVTAGILASQRLAEARSPLPEIDKWALFADLRTARARFGVSDRDLAVLYALLSFLPGRVLTDAAPLVVFPSNATLSDRAHGMAESTLRRHLAALVEAGLVARRDSANGKRYAHRNRAGELVTAYGFDLRPLLVRAAEIAETAAALEAEAEAMARARTALVLKLRDATKLAAYADPEGRAAGIEPRLMPIRRALRRRLTLADLAEMARTLDLVLGDIRRTLALRAAEMDGTVGRIERHHTESKTESSDLEGGHACGKTSGEAEKDCRNIGGESPDEKANRPSPNRAEPDEARPEELASLEINDNQRPAPTLPLGLVLKACPDLEPYAPEIRNWRDLTAAASRLRGMMGITPSAWEEAKAEMGAETASVALAAILQRFASIRNPGGYLRALTRRASEGAFSPTPMIMALLAETREAA, encoded by the coding sequence ATGCACCACATTTCCCTGACGCCCTTCGGGCGCCAGCCGGTGACGGCTGGGATCCTCGCGAGCCAGCGGCTCGCCGAGGCGCGGTCCCCCCTGCCCGAGATCGACAAATGGGCGCTGTTTGCCGACCTCCGCACCGCGCGCGCTCGCTTCGGCGTCTCGGACCGGGATCTGGCCGTCCTCTATGCGCTGCTGAGCTTCCTGCCCGGCCGGGTTCTGACCGACGCGGCGCCGCTCGTGGTTTTTCCGTCGAATGCGACGCTTTCGGACCGGGCGCATGGCATGGCCGAGAGCACGCTGCGCCGTCATCTCGCGGCGCTGGTCGAGGCAGGGCTCGTGGCGCGGCGCGACAGTGCGAACGGCAAGCGCTACGCCCACCGCAACCGCGCGGGCGAGCTGGTGACGGCCTATGGCTTCGACCTGCGCCCCCTGCTCGTCCGGGCGGCGGAGATCGCCGAGACGGCGGCGGCTCTCGAGGCTGAAGCCGAAGCGATGGCGCGGGCCCGGACGGCCTTGGTGCTGAAGCTCCGGGATGCGACCAAGCTCGCCGCCTACGCCGATCCGGAGGGCCGCGCTGCGGGGATCGAGCCGCGGCTGATGCCGATCCGGCGTGCCCTGCGCCGGCGACTGACGCTGGCCGATCTGGCCGAGATGGCGCGGACGCTCGACCTGGTGCTCGGGGACATCCGGAGGACGCTGGCCCTTCGCGCAGCGGAAATGGACGGCACAGTCGGCCGGATCGAGCGGCACCATACAGAATCAAAGACAGAATCTTCTGATCTTGAAGGCGGGCATGCCTGTGGAAAGACCAGCGGCGAGGCTGAGAAAGATTGCCGAAACATCGGCGGTGAGAGCCCGGACGAAAAGGCTAACAGACCCTCACCCAACCGGGCGGAACCTGACGAAGCGCGCCCCGAGGAACTCGCCTCGCTGGAGATTAACGACAATCAGCGGCCTGCCCCGACACTTCCGCTGGGACTTGTCCTGAAAGCCTGCCCGGATCTGGAACCCTATGCGCCCGAGATCCGCAACTGGCGCGACCTGACCGCCGCTGCGAGCCGGCTGCGGGGCATGATGGGCATCACACCCTCCGCCTGGGAAGAGGCAAAGGCGGAAATGGGCGCCGAGACGGCGTCCGTTGCGCTCGCCGCCATCCTGCAGCGCTTCGCCTCGATCCGGAATCCGGGCGGCTATCTCCGGGCCCTCACCCGTCGTGCCAGCGAGGGTGCCTTCTCGCCCACGCCGATGATCATGGCGCTGCTCGCCGAGACACGTGAGGCCGCTTGA
- a CDS encoding lyase family protein, with product MTDGHFPLAVRQTDSGIQTDMNAKEVLAHAADMAAGQGPGTRAPVHPNDRVNRSPSSNGRLPTVMQMGRG from the coding sequence GTGACAGACGGTCATTTCCCGCTGGCGGTCCGGCAGACCGACAGCGGCATCCAGACCGACATGAATGCGAAGGAGGTGCTGGCCCATGCGGCCGACATGGCGGCGGGGCAGGGGCCGGGGACGCGCGCGCCGGTCCATCCGAACGATCGCGTCAACCGCAGCCCGTCCTCGAACGGCCGTCTCCCGACCGTGATGCAGATGGGTCGTGGATGA
- a CDS encoding LysR family transcriptional regulator, with amino-acid sequence MTRSSTGAAAIPSAAPPASAGARSAEAAPARGRGGLAYAEMNPRQLWHFETLAQMGSGTAAARYLGISPSALAQSIARLEGELGLDVFDRSTRPARLTEAGQLLLDYVARFAAETEALRERFAQERGEQSGILRIGCGPRWMVDIIPRAVEAFLRLYPAMRVAIVADQMTRLAQRLEDRQIALMFGTIDMVRHYTHHEVIEMKADRFTIVARSSHPLHGKGALSLAELARERWIFSDPSSSSSVALRELLRRTGLAPIVPTVELSDTLAVAAMLRRTDLLAIVSASTVRTLDEIEALPIDFQLPESRSGVIRLRDRSLSAAESAFIDEVQRTFL; translated from the coding sequence ATGACAAGATCCAGCACCGGCGCTGCGGCGATCCCATCCGCAGCGCCGCCTGCCTCCGCTGGCGCGAGATCGGCTGAGGCGGCTCCGGCGCGGGGCCGCGGGGGGCTCGCCTATGCCGAGATGAACCCGCGGCAGCTGTGGCATTTCGAGACGCTGGCGCAGATGGGCTCGGGGACGGCGGCCGCGCGCTATCTCGGCATCTCGCCCTCGGCGCTGGCCCAGAGCATCGCGCGGCTCGAAGGCGAGCTCGGGCTCGATGTCTTCGACCGCAGCACGCGGCCCGCGCGGCTGACCGAGGCGGGGCAGCTGTTGCTGGACTATGTGGCGCGTTTCGCGGCCGAGACCGAGGCGCTGCGGGAGCGGTTCGCGCAGGAGCGCGGCGAGCAGAGCGGCATCCTGCGGATCGGCTGCGGGCCGCGCTGGATGGTCGACATCATCCCGCGCGCGGTCGAGGCCTTCCTGCGGCTCTATCCCGCGATGCGGGTCGCCATCGTGGCCGACCAGATGACGCGGCTCGCCCAGCGGCTCGAGGACCGGCAGATCGCGCTGATGTTCGGCACGATCGACATGGTGCGCCACTACACGCACCACGAGGTGATCGAGATGAAGGCGGACCGCTTCACCATCGTGGCGCGCTCGTCGCATCCGCTGCACGGGAAGGGCGCCCTGTCGCTGGCCGAGCTCGCGCGGGAGCGGTGGATCTTCAGCGATCCCTCCTCCTCCTCGTCGGTGGCGCTGCGCGAACTGCTGCGGCGCACGGGTCTCGCGCCCATCGTGCCGACGGTCGAGCTGTCGGACACGCTGGCGGTGGCGGCGATGCTGCGGCGGACGGATCTTCTGGCCATCGTCAGCGCCTCGACGGTGCGCACCCTCGACGAGATCGAGGCGCTGCCCATCGACTTCCAGCTGCCCGAGAGCCGCTCGGGCGTGATCCGGCTGCGCGACCGCAGCCTGAGCGCGGCCGAAAGCGCCTTCATCGACGAGGTTCAGCGCACGTTCCTGTGA